The sequence below is a genomic window from Phycisphaerae bacterium.
CCAGTCGCATCAGCGTTTCCTGAAAGCGAATGACGTTTGCCTCGGCCGGTGGCTCAAACGGCAGGCCTTCGCACGGATTCCAAGGAATCAGATTGACGCACGTCCGCAGCCCCCGCAGATAATCCGCCAATTCCTCGGCATGCTCTGGTGCGTCATTAACTCCGCCCAAGAGCACGTATTCAATCAAAACGTGTCCGCCGGCCCGCACCGGGTATTCGCCGATGGCCTCGCGCAGCGCCGCCATCGAATCCGTCCGATTAATCGGCATGATCCGTGACCGGATTTCGTCGTTCGGTGCATTCAGAGAAACGGCCAGTTTCAATCGCCGCCAGCGAAGCGCCGCCAGGCGCCGAATGCCGTCACAGCGGCCGACGGTGGAAACCGTGATTCGACGGCGGGGTATCGACTCGACCCGGTCGTCATGCATCGCCCGAATGGCGGCAATGACATTGTCGAAATTGTCGAGCGGCTCGCCCATCCCCATGAATACGACATTGCGGATATTCGCCCCAAAATGACGCCGCGCCGCCGAGACTTGCCCGAGAATCTCCGCCACCGAAAGATTGCGCAGCAGTCCCATTCGCCCTGTCTGACAAAACGTGCAGCCCCGGCCACACCCGATCTGCGAAGAGACGCAGAGCGTCCGCCACGTCGTATCGCGGGCCCCCATTGGGACAATGACGGATTCAATCTCATAGCCCTCGGGCGTGCCCTGACAAAACTTGACCACGTCGCCGTCGAGGAGTGAGCGCGTCACGGGCAAGACGCCGTCCGTCTTTCCGGACTGGTCATTGGAAGCATCTCGAAGAACCAAAGCGGCGGTCATATGGAGCCAGGCCTCCAATAAAGGGATAACATAGTCCGACCGGCTTCCCGTCTCAACGTACGGCCATGAATCGCCGAGAGACTTCAGAAAAACGGCCCCGTGCTCGCCTCACCTTGACGCGGGCGGATTCGCGGACAATGATACCCTTCTCAGGGAAGTACGGCCCCAAAATAAGTCGGCCGCGTACCCAAGTGGTTCAAGGGGACGGATTGCAAATCCGTTATTCGTCGGTTCGAATCCGACCGCGGCCTTTCGACACGACCAACGATTGTAATCACTATATCCAACGCGTGTTACCATGCACGGTGTTGGCCTCTCTATGCTTTTGGCGAGACCGTACCGGCGAAGCCTACCACTGCCTCGCACTGGGGCCCATTCACTGCATCCATTCGCATTGATTGTCCCCTCCATGCCATTCCCGCTGGACAATACCGATCGGCAAAATCCCTTATTGCGGAATGGGCTATTACTGCGGTATGCTTCTATGTCGGATTCGGCTGATGTCAGCCGTTCCAGGATGTCAGGGAGTAAATGGAAATGGCAAGAAACAGTTTACGTTGTGACGCGTGCAAGCGATCGTTCTCAATGCCGGCGCATTTGGCGCGGCACATGAGTGCGATGCACGGTCGCCGCCGCAAGGCTAACGGCAAGCGCCGGGGACGTCCCATGGCGCGACGCGTCGGTCGGCCGCGAAAAGTCGGCGCTCGCCGCGGATATGCCCGGGGCGTCGGTCGGCCGCGCGGCACAACCACCAGCGTCATGAAGCTGGCCCGCATGAGCATTGAGCAACTGGGCGCCTTGATTGACGCCGCCCGCGTGGAGGCCCGGCGCCGCATTTCGCAGCTCAGCGACGCTTTCGCATAGCACTCAAGGAAGATCTGTCTTCTGAAAAGATCCAGAAGCGCGCCGCCGCGGCGCATTGAGGATAGCCGGACGGCCGGGGACTAATCGTCCACGTCGGGGGCCTTCGCCGTCTTCTTGGCTTCGGTTGCTTTTTGTCCGTCAGCCGCTGGCGTCTCCCGCGGCGAAATGGCGGGTTCAATGGGTGTCGTTGGTCGCGCCTCATCCTGCCCGATGTGCGCGCGGGGTGTCAAATCCGTCACGCTCGCCGCGACGACGATCGGCAGTCGCGCCGATGGGCTGAACGTCTGACCGGCCGAGTGAATGCCCACCAATCGTCCGACCAGGTGCTCGACATCGGGTTCGACCGAACGGGGTATGTCCACATAGGCGATCGTTTCGTTGCTGTCCTGACCGACCAGCCGGAAGCGGCGGTGGTCCGACGTGAAGACGGCGCTCTTTCGTAGTTCGCCTTCCAGGTCGAACTTCACCATGGCCGCCTCGGTCCGCCGGCGCATGAGCTTCATCCGCTCGGCGTCCATGTTGGCGCGATAATTGGCCAGCTCGACCTCGTCGGTTCGCAGGCCCTTCCGCGAATCGCGAATTGCCGCGCGATCGCGAATCTGCCGCGCGCGAATCTTGGCGATCTGCGCTGTTACGTTGTCGTCGGACTGTGCCGCGATCTCATCGTAACGCTTGCCCAGGGCGTCGAGGTTCTGCTGATCAAAGGGCTTCTGCGAAACCGCCCGCAGTTCGCTCTCCAAAATATCCAGCATCGCCCGGTAACGTCCGGCCGACGGCGCGATCTTCTCCGCGGGCTGCACCGCCGGCTTTTGCGCCTCCTCGGCCTTGGGCATCGTTGGTGGGGCGGCGATCTCGTCGACGCTCTCCGTCGTGCCGGGCGCCGTCACGAGCGGCCCATCCTCCACACTCGCAGCGGGGGTATTCGGATCGGTCGGTGTATCGGAAGCGATGGGCGGTTGCACAGGCTGCGCCTGTCCCGGGTCGCTGATCGGCGTTGTTCCAGAGCCGGAGATGTTCGCCGCCGGATCGACCGGAGTCGCCGTCTCGCCGATCCCCACGGGCGATTCGATCGCACCGCCGGCCGGGGGTGGCGCATCGCTTGTCGCCGTCTCAACGGGCGGCGGATTGGCGCTCACATGCCGCTCGACCAAGCCCGTCGATAAATCCGCCCCCACGGGCTTCACGTATTGCTTGGAGATGTAAAGCGTGGCGCCGATCGGTGGGGCGATCTTGAAAAAGCCCTCGGCCTCGCCCTGAATCTCGACCGTCGCACCCTTGTTGAGCACGACCTGCGTCGAGCTCTTCTTCGATTCCAACTGGCTGCCGGCGCGGATGTAGACCTTCTCCTGCTTGATCGTGCCGGTCTTCGCCCCTGCCTTGCGATCGACCACAGCCATATCCACGTAGCTGAAGCTGCCAGCCGGGGGGGCGATCTGGTACCACCCGAACTTCTCTCCGAGTACCAGCACCCGGTCGCCCGGGTTCAGTTTCGTCGTCGGGTACCAGTTGCTTCCCGCGCCGCTGCGGACATAGACATTGGTCGCCGAGACCTCACCCTCCCAGGGAAAGGCCCCGCCGGGGTTGGATTGGGCCAGGGAACTCGTCGCCGAGACCGCCGTCAGAATGGTAACCAACAGAGTCTTGTAAACCGCCGATCGCATTTGCGTACCTCCGTGTCTTGCGTGCGCATCCTGTTGCGCAAATCAGTGGTCAGGATGGAACATCCTGTCAAAACAATACGACTTTCCGGCCAGCCTGTCAATAATTCTCCCGTTTCGACGCCTAATCTGACACCCTCGGATCCAGAGGCTATGATCGTCGCCGACCGTCCCGGATTGGGGGCGGCCGAGGCGACGAGCCGAGGTGCGGCGTGCTGGTTTATCTCGTTCGACATGCCCACTCCCTGGCCAACGCCGGGGAGGATGAGGGTCTCAACTCTGGTCTCTCCCCGCTCGGCATGCGCCAAGTCGATGCCCTGACCCGCCGCTTCGCCGACACGCAATTCACAGCCGTCTATAGCAGCCCCTTCCGACGCTGTCTGGAGACTGCATTGCCTATCGCGGCGCTGCACCTGGAGCCGGTCCGATTGCGACAAGAAATATTCGAATTTCACGGCCTTACTTCGGTGTCCGGGATCGAAAGCGGCCTCCCCGGCGTGGAGGAGTTGGTCGGACATCATCCCGGCCGAGTCGTTGCCTGCCCGGATTGTGACGGCCCCATTTACTGGCCCGCGCTCGACGAACCCTTTGAAGCAATGGTCGCCCGGGCCCAGGCCTTTGCCGCCTACCTCAAGGGCCGTTGGCGCGGGGAGAAGGACAAGGTCCTCGTCGTCGGACACGGCAGTCCGATCGCCCGGCTGATCGAGGCGTGGCTGACCGACCGGCCCGGTCCTGCGTTCCAATTCGTCATCGACAACGCCACGGTCCACCTGCTTCGCTTCCGCGGCGGCGTCAGCAGCCTGCTACAGCTCAACGACACGTCACACCTGACCGGCCTGATTGCCCCCGAATCCCCCTTCGGCCCGACGACCGGCGCGCCCGAAATGAAGGGCGCCGAGTGGTAGTACGTGGGTGGCACGGTCTCGCAGCAGCGAGGCCGTGGCTTCAATGGCACAGCACGGCCTGACTGTTGTCAGACCGTGCCACCCTGTTTCGGTCGTTAGCCCAAGATCGCCGCCACCGTCGCCCGTTGGAACTCGTACGGGTCGAACAGGCTTCGCGCGCGGCGAGCTGCCGCCGAGCGGATTCGCGAATACAGGTCCGAGTCGGTCAATAGCCGTGCCAGGGCCTCCGCCAGCTTCCGCGCATCCTCCGGGGGCACGACCAGTCCGCTCGCCTCGTCCACCAGCATCTCCGGCAAGCCACCCACATTGGATACGATGCACGGAATCCCCCGCGCCATCGCCTCGATGACGCTGTTGGCCATCGACTCCCGGCGCGAGGCCTGCACGCAAATATCCACTTCGTCGTAGATCCGGGCGCGATCGCTCAAGTAGCCCGCGAAGCGCACCCGCTCGGCAAGGCCGCTATTTCGTGCTCGCGCTTGCAGAATCGGCACCAGCGGCCCGTCGCCGTAGTACGTTAGCCGTGCCGCGGGGTTTCGCCGCGCGACGATGGAAAATGCGTCAAAGAGCGTGTCCGCTCCCTTCGCCGCCGTGACGCGACCGACGGCCGCAATTCGCAGCGCTCTCGCGGCCGGTGTTTGCACGGCGCCCAGTGCGGTCTCACCATTGCGGATAACACAACATCGATCACGGCTGAATCCATATTGCCGGGCGTAACCCTCCGCGACGCGGCGGCTGTTGAAGATCATGGCATCCGCACACCACGCCGGGATTCGCCGCCGCCAGACCGGCCGGCGCTGCCACAGCCGCGGGGCGGGCAGCATTCCCTTCAACCGCGGCGCGGCCTCGGCCGGTGTCTCCGGCATCTGCCGGATCGACGTCACTACCCGCAGCCGCAGCGATTTGGCCGCCAGCAGCGAGTTCACGAACGCCCCGCCGCTCGCCTGCTGTACCGCGAAGACCGTGTCCGCATGGACCGCCCGCAACCACCGCCGCCGCTGAAGGAACACGCCCAAATCCAACCGGGCGTCGCCCGACAGGTTCTCATCCAGCCAGCCCGTCCGTTCGACGGTCAGTTCATTCGGCCCGTGCGCCGCAAGCAGCTCGTCATAGATCGAGTCTCCCGAATAGCCGACGTGTACCCGCGTCCCGACGCGCAGCAGCGCCTCAATCGCCTGCTGAATGTACTTTTCCGCCCCCCCCGTGAGCGTCTGACCGTCCACGCGGACATGATGCACGGCCAACAGCGCGACCCTCCGTCCCCGGCCGACCTGGGGCACGGCCCGCCCGGACCGCGACGCATCCGCCCGCCCGCCGGCCGGTCGTTCAATCTGCGGAGGAATCGGATCATGGATGCCGAGTTCGAGGAGTTGAGGCATGGTGATGTACCCGGGCCAGGCAGCGCGCCGGCGGCGCGAGGAGCCGCCCTTACGGTTATCGGCTTTTGGAGGGGCTGCGTTACTGGCCGGTGACTTCCGATGTGGTTCCCAGAGGCGGGCGGAGCGGTATGGTTACGGCCCGTGCGATCGGGGGAGCAGACTGCCTCCGGAAGATCGCGGCGGTCCAGACCAAGCCGAGGAGCACCAGCGCAGCGCCGGAGAGGTCGAGCCAGAGGGCCTGAAATCGCGGTGGACCCCCGGCTCCGCTCGGCGGGTATCCCGCGATTTCCACGCCCCCCATCGCGAGCATGGTCGGCAGGCCGTTGTTGAGCGCATGACCCCACAGACACGGCCAAAGACTGCGCGAATGGACGCGCCACCAGCCGAACAGCATGCCGAGGATCAACGCCACCGGAAATTGGATGGGATTCAGATGCATCAGGGCGAAGAGAATGGATGACGCCACAATGGCCCAGCGGACCTTGAAGCGGTTCAGGAAGCCGTTCAGAATCAAACCGCGAAAAAGGGGCTCTTCCGTGATCGGCGCCACGACGACCAGGAAAAAGAGTACCCCGTAAATGTTCTCTTCGTCACCGAGCGGCATCTCGAGCATGTCGCGCCAGAAGCCGCGCAGCGGCAGCGCCCACGACAAGAAATTGAGTAACTCGCAAATCAGCACGTTGATCCCGATCACGGTGACGCTCAGGGCGATGAGTCCGCCCACCGTTACGCCCTGAAAGGGCAGCAGGTCGCCGATTGATTCATCCGATTCGAGGCATCCCCACGCATAGACGAGGCCGAGAGCAAGGCAATTGATGAGACCAAGGTGCCAGGATTGAAACTCCAGTCCCATTCGACAGAGGAGGAACCCCCCGACGAAGCTCAGGAAAAACTGGAGCACGAGGGCCGTGAGGATCAGGAGGATCGCGCGCGGAATGGAGGGATAGGGTTTGCTGGGAGTGGCCACGGCGGGATTATACTCGCAGTCCCACTGGGGATGAATGGGCGGGAATTCGACGGCGGAATGACCGTGCGGCGAGGACCCTGCGGGTATGATGGCAGTGGCATCGGAGCGGGCCTCAAG
It includes:
- a CDS encoding glycosyltransferase — protein: MPQLLELGIHDPIPPQIERPAGGRADASRSGRAVPQVGRGRRVALLAVHHVRVDGQTLTGGAEKYIQQAIEALLRVGTRVHVGYSGDSIYDELLAAHGPNELTVERTGWLDENLSGDARLDLGVFLQRRRWLRAVHADTVFAVQQASGGAFVNSLLAAKSLRLRVVTSIRQMPETPAEAAPRLKGMLPAPRLWQRRPVWRRRIPAWCADAMIFNSRRVAEGYARQYGFSRDRCCVIRNGETALGAVQTPAARALRIAAVGRVTAAKGADTLFDAFSIVARRNPAARLTYYGDGPLVPILQARARNSGLAERVRFAGYLSDRARIYDEVDICVQASRRESMANSVIEAMARGIPCIVSNVGGLPEMLVDEASGLVVPPEDARKLAEALARLLTDSDLYSRIRSAAARRARSLFDPYEFQRATVAAILG
- the rlmN gene encoding 23S rRNA (adenine(2503)-C(2))-methyltransferase RlmN is translated as MTAALVLRDASNDQSGKTDGVLPVTRSLLDGDVVKFCQGTPEGYEIESVIVPMGARDTTWRTLCVSSQIGCGRGCTFCQTGRMGLLRNLSVAEILGQVSAARRHFGANIRNVVFMGMGEPLDNFDNVIAAIRAMHDDRVESIPRRRITVSTVGRCDGIRRLAALRWRRLKLAVSLNAPNDEIRSRIMPINRTDSMAALREAIGEYPVRAGGHVLIEYVLLGGVNDAPEHAEELADYLRGLRTCVNLIPWNPCEGLPFEPPAEANVIRFQETLMRLGQLTFRRNTKGQRAMAACGQLGKIPFFT
- a CDS encoding type II CAAX endopeptidase family protein — its product is MATPSKPYPSIPRAILLILTALVLQFFLSFVGGFLLCRMGLEFQSWHLGLINCLALGLVYAWGCLESDESIGDLLPFQGVTVGGLIALSVTVIGINVLICELLNFLSWALPLRGFWRDMLEMPLGDEENIYGVLFFLVVVAPITEEPLFRGLILNGFLNRFKVRWAIVASSILFALMHLNPIQFPVALILGMLFGWWRVHSRSLWPCLWGHALNNGLPTMLAMGGVEIAGYPPSGAGGPPRFQALWLDLSGAALVLLGLVWTAAIFRRQSAPPIARAVTIPLRPPLGTTSEVTGQ
- a CDS encoding histidine phosphatase family protein, which gives rise to MLVYLVRHAHSLANAGEDEGLNSGLSPLGMRQVDALTRRFADTQFTAVYSSPFRRCLETALPIAALHLEPVRLRQEIFEFHGLTSVSGIESGLPGVEELVGHHPGRVVACPDCDGPIYWPALDEPFEAMVARAQAFAAYLKGRWRGEKDKVLVVGHGSPIARLIEAWLTDRPGPAFQFVIDNATVHLLRFRGGVSSLLQLNDTSHLTGLIAPESPFGPTTGAPEMKGAEW